The DNA segment GCCGGGATCCTCGAGGAGCTGTGGGCCGAGTTGCATCGCTTCACCCGCGGGGCGCCCGCGGCCGACGACCAGACGGCGGTGCTCCTGCGGCGCCTGACCTGAACCGGGTGCTGCCTTCGCGCAGAATGGGCTGGCGTGGAATGTCTGCAACGCAGATCGATCGGGGAGACCTCGTGATGCACCGGAAATTCATCGCTTTGGGCGCACTTTCGGGCGGCATCGCCGTCGCCCTCGGAGCCTTCGCCGCGCATGCCCTCAAGGGGCGGCTCGATGCGCAACTGCTCGTCACCTTCGAAACCGGCGCGCGCTACCAGATGTACCACGCGCTCGCCCTGCTCGCCGCGGGCCTCTTCGCCGAACGGGTCCCGAGCCGCCTCGTCGCCGCGAGTGGTGTCCTCTTTCTCGCCGGCACGCTCCTGTTCTCCGGCAGCCTCTACGCACTGGCGCTCACCGGAGTGCGCGGGCTCGGCGCCGTCACGCCGTTGGGCGGCGTGGCGTTCCTCGCCGGCTGGCTCTGCCTCGGCCTCGCGGCCAGTCGGCGCTGAGGAGAACCCTCGTCATGGCGGATCCCGAGGAGTCGGCCTTCCCGGCCTGGCGGCACCGGCTGCACGAGGTCATCTTCGAGGCCGACACCCCGGCGGGGCGCCGGTTCGACGTCGGTCTGCTGTGGGTGATCGTCGCGAGTGTCGCCGTCGTGGTGGCCGAGAGCGTACCCGAGCTGCGGGCCGCCCACGGCGAGCTCTTTCGCGCCGCGGAATGGGGTTTCACCGCCCTCTTCACCCTCGAGTACCTCCTGCGGCTCGTCGCGGTCCGCCGCCCCCTCGCCTGGGCGCGCAGCGCCTTCGGCATCATCGACCTGCTCGCCGTGCTGCCGACCTACCTCGCGCTGGTGCTGCCCGGCGCCCAAACGCTGCTGGTGCTGCGTGCCCTGCGTCTCCTGCGCATCTTCCGGATTCTCAAGCTCGCCGAGTTCCTGCGCGAGGCGGCGATGCTGCGCACGGCGCTCGCCGGCAGCCGGCGCAAGATCCTGGTCTTCCTCGGCACCGTGATGATCCTCGTCCTGATCATCGGCTCCCTGATCTACATGGTCGAAGGGGAGGCGGCCGGCTTCGTCTCGATTCCGCTCTCGATGTACTGGGCGATCGTCACGCTCACCACCGTCGGTTACGGCGATCTCGCCCCGCAGAGCGGCCTCGGCCGGTTCCTCGCCTCGATCGTGATGCTCCTCGGCTACTCGATCCTCGCCGTGCCGACGGGGATCTTCACCAGCGAGCTGCTCGCCGCGCGGCGCGGCAAGGTCTCGACCCAGGCCTGTCCGGCGTGCGGCGTCGACGGCCACGACGCCGACGCCGTGCACTGCAAGTTCTGCGGCTCGCACCTCTGATTCGTTGCCGGGCAGGCGCCGGCGGGCAGAATTGATAGATTCTGCGCCCCATGAGATATCCGGCGAGAATCGAGACTGTTCTGGCGTCGTCCCTGTTCGCTCTGGTCGCGGCGGCTGTCGCCTCCGCGGCCTCTCCGGCCCCGGAGGTGACCCCGGCCTTCTTCACCAGCCACCGCCAGAGCTTCGTCGCCGGGCTGCCGCCGGACGCTATCGCGGTGGTGCGGACGGCGCCCGAGACCTCGGTCGAGACCTCGCCGGACCCTTACCGGCAGAACTCCGACTTCTGGTACTTGACCGGCTTCGGCGAACCCGATGCGGTCGCTGTCCTTCGCCCCTGGGCACCCGCGGGCGAGCGTTACATCCTGTTCGTCGCGCCGCGGGATCCTGTGAAGGAGACCTGGACCGGCTATCGCGCCGGCGTCGAGGGCGCCAGGCAGGAGCTCGGCGCCGAGGCAGCCTTCCCGGTCGAGGAGTTCGCGAAGAGGTTCCCGGAGCTCGCTTCAGGCGCCCGGTCGCTCTACTACCTCGACGGCGGCGACGCCGCCTTTCGCGACCGCCTGCTCGCGGCCTGGAACGCGCCGAACGCCAACGCCACCGCGCCGCGGCCAGCGGCGGAGGCCGGACCGATCGTCCATGAGCTGCGCCTCATCAAGGATGCGACCGAGCTCGCGCTGATGCGCCGGGCCGCCGAGCTCTCGGCCGAGGCCCACGTCGCCGCGATGCGCGAGGTGCGGCCGGGCCGAAGCGAGTACAACCTCAAGGCGGCGATGGTCGCGACCTGCCTGCACGG comes from the Thermoanaerobaculia bacterium genome and includes:
- a CDS encoding aminopeptidase P N-terminal domain-containing protein yields the protein MRYPARIETVLASSLFALVAAAVASAASPAPEVTPAFFTSHRQSFVAGLPPDAIAVVRTAPETSVETSPDPYRQNSDFWYLTGFGEPDAVAVLRPWAPAGERYILFVAPRDPVKETWTGYRAGVEGARQELGAEAAFPVEEFAKRFPELASGARSLYYLDGGDAAFRDRLLAAWNAPNANATAPRPAAEAGPIVHELRLIKDATELALMRRAAELSAEAHVAAMREVRPGRSEYNLKAAMVATCLHGGAGRMAYPPIVGSGRNSVILHYEPADKPLDDGAMIVNDTGCEYGMYAADVTRSYPVSGRFTAEQRAIYEIVLAAQKAAIAAVRPGIPYRTMNEITLQVVVDGLIRLGLLTGDRDELIASGAHRKFYPHGSGHWIGLNVHDPGSYGFPPGVSREERYRSATTPLRPGMIFTVEPGIYIPEGSTADRRWWNIGVRIEDEILVTATGGECLSCMAPREIAEIERAIAGRALPTP
- a CDS encoding ion transporter, with product MADPEESAFPAWRHRLHEVIFEADTPAGRRFDVGLLWVIVASVAVVVAESVPELRAAHGELFRAAEWGFTALFTLEYLLRLVAVRRPLAWARSAFGIIDLLAVLPTYLALVLPGAQTLLVLRALRLLRIFRILKLAEFLREAAMLRTALAGSRRKILVFLGTVMILVLIIGSLIYMVEGEAAGFVSIPLSMYWAIVTLTTVGYGDLAPQSGLGRFLASIVMLLGYSILAVPTGIFTSELLAARRGKVSTQACPACGVDGHDADAVHCKFCGSHL
- a CDS encoding DUF423 domain-containing protein; the protein is MHRKFIALGALSGGIAVALGAFAAHALKGRLDAQLLVTFETGARYQMYHALALLAAGLFAERVPSRLVAASGVLFLAGTLLFSGSLYALALTGVRGLGAVTPLGGVAFLAGWLCLGLAASRR